A region of Betta splendens chromosome 13, fBetSpl5.4, whole genome shotgun sequence DNA encodes the following proteins:
- the dhx34 gene encoding probable ATP-dependent RNA helicase DHX34 isoform X1 → MDAERRRESRSWDWDSPQCRAQLDEIFFRQHDYIQAGSSEHKEFWAFFERFQRFKTKRDMSVSKGGSSKEDRDGKDRRKTGHVDLGLPKEYDARYRINVSVCTRDVEERVGKTEHRSKHRSSGPGSQEISDFRLTLLHFLDFNQRQSFGKLAKLRREQKNLPIFHYRDRIVELVRSHPVVVVAGDTGCGKSTQVPQYLLSAGFNNVACTQPRRIACISLAKRVSFESLNQYGSKVGYQIRFETTRTTATKLLFLTEGLLLRQIQQDKTLAQYEVVIVDEVHERHLHCDFLLGVLRSLLSDRPDLRLILMSATINIKLFSDYFNSAPVLQVPGRLFPIQVIYQPIPPEEQPSRSEKLDPRPYLRILQGIDQRYPPEERGDLLLFLSGVAEISSIQEACQVYATHTRRWIVLPLHSTLSLAQQDKVFDIAPPGVRKCIISTNIAETSVTIDGVRFVVDSGKVKEMSFDPKAKMQRLQEFWISRASSEQRKGRAGRTGPGVCYRLYAESDYDAFAPYPVPEIHRVALDSLILQMKSMSLGDPLSFVFIDPPPAASIQTAVTYLKEQGALDNHCELTSIGSLLAQLPVDVVIGKMLVLGSLFNLVEPVLTVAAALSVQSPFLRSSQQNPDCATARQPLHSNQGDPFSLLNTFNAWVEVKGERGGGSRKWCRRRGLEEQRLYEMVNLRRQFKDLLRSHELLESEDCTSSSGDRGQRRERITERRKLHQMKRDHEQQEGTKRKVLKLEEGQDGEFSSGSDTEEAGRRKKSKESSGQDVDIQEVKFKLRHNVTELQEAVGVSQDLSSRQQALLKLLLCRGLYPQLALPDEHNSTRKDSDQVFHTKNKHGVVVHPTSVFASDPEVLQVPEDNASEMGSDKKDSSKHQLLAFVTLLETNKPYLSNCVRVPALQALLLVANSVDSNADCTRLVIDGWLEVELREAEEALKVLSSALTLRAEWERMLQAKLGQNKMEDSAVSGVTRKMVEKLSDGLVRFLLYTEITYSLRRLAALQVQNLYIGPRSESELCHMKALDLNPLFPGAEAKPDPIKGGLRVTSFFTYNCLADSKDLYSECLRTFWSCPNCDLYMPLTPLERMQHEATCRPAGEQQQLEEEAEKGKTGSVSSLTRVYHCDVCNEDLKLTSTEILKHKRQHMYSAK, encoded by the exons ATGGATGCAGAAAGGCGGAGAGAAAGTCGAAGCTGGGACTGGGACAGTCCGCAGTGCCGAGCCCAGCTGGACGAAATCTTTTTCCGCCAGCATGATTACATCCAGGCAGGCAGCTCGGAGCATAAAGAGTTCTGGGCCTTCTTTGAGCGCTTCCAACGGTTTAAAACAAAGCGGGACATGTCTGTGTCGAAAGGAGGCAGCAGCAAAGAGGACAGAGACGGGAAGGACAGGAGGAAAACTGGACATGTTGACCTCGGCCTCCCTAAAGAGTACGACGCTCGCTACCGGatcaatgtgtctgtgtgcactaGGGATGTCGAGGAGCGTGTGGGAAAGACCGAGCACAGAAGCAAGCATAGATCCTCTGGGCCTGGCAGTCAGGAGATCTCCGACTTCCGCCTTACCCTCCTGCATTTCCTAGACTTCAACCAGAGACAGAGTTTTGGAAAACTGGCAAAGCTGCGCCGAGAGCAGAAAAACCTGCCCATCTTCCATTACCGGGACAGAATAGTGGAACTGGTTCGAAGTCACCCTGTGGTTGTGGTGGCGGGGGACACGGGGTGCGGCAAATCCACCCAAGTACCTCAGTATCTTCTTTCAGCTGGCTTCAACAACGTAGCCTGCACTCAGCCTCGACGTATTGCCTGTATATCTCTCGCAAAGAGGGTCAGCTTTGAGAGTCTCAATCAGTATGGCTCAAAG GTGGGATACCAGATTCGCTTTGAGACAACCCGAACCACAGCCACCAAACTGCTGTTCTTGACAGAGGGGCTGCTGCTTCGACAGATCCAGCAGGACAAGACACTGGCTCAGTACGAGGTGGTGATTGTGGACGAGGTCCATGAAAGACATCTCCACTGTGACTTCCTTCTCGGGGTGCTGCGCTCACTGCTCTCTGACCGCCCAGATCTGCGTCTCATCCTTATGTCAGCCACCATCAACATCAAACTTTTCTCTGACTATTTTAATAGTGCGCCGGTGCTGCAAGTACCAGGAAGGTTATTTCCTATACAG GTGATATACCAGCCGATTCCACCTGAGGAGCAACCCTCACGTTCAGAGAAACTGGATCCCAGACCGTATCTGCGCATCCTGCAAGGAATTGATCAGCGTTATCCCCCAGAGGAGCGTGGTGACCTGCTTCTTTTCCTCAGTGGTGTGGCAGAGATCTCCAGCATCCAGGAGGCTTGTCAGGTTTAcgccacgcacacacgccgctGGATAGTTCTGCCGCTGCACAGCACCCTCTCACTGGCCCAGCAGGATAAG GTTTTTGACATTGCTCCTCCTGGAGTGAGGAAGTGCATCATCTCTACCAATATTGCTGAGACTTCAGTTACTATAGATGGGGTGCGATTTGTTGTTGACTCAG GGAAAGTAAAGGAAATGAGTTTTGATCCAAAGGCTAAGATGCAGCGTCTACAGGAGTTCTGGATCAGTCGAGCCAGTTCTGAGCAGAGGAAGGGTAGAGCTGGTCGTACAGGTCCAGGGGTGTGTTACCGCCTGTACGCTGAGTCTGATTACGACGCTTTCGCACCTTATCCTGTGCCTGAAATCCACAGAGTGGCCCTCGATTCTCTAATTCTTCAG ATGAAGAGCATGAGTCTTGGGGATCCGCTTTCTTTTGTGTTCATTgatccacctccagctgctagTATCCAGACTGCAGTTACTTATCTGAAAGAGCAGGGAGCTCTTGACAATCATTGTGAACTGACCTCTATTGGAAGTTTATTGGCTCAACTGCCTGTTGATGTGGTCATAG GGAAGATGCTGGTGCTTGGCTCATTGTTTAACCTGGTGGAGCCTGTGTTGACCGTTGCAGCAGCTCTCAGTGTTCAGTCACCTTTCCTGCGCAGTTCACAACAAAACCCAGACTGTGCCACTGCTCGCCAGCCTCTTCACAGCAACCAGGGAGaccccttctccctcctcaACACCTTCAATGCCTGGGTGGAG GTTAAAGGAGAAAGAGGTGGTGGTTCAAGGAAATGGTGCAGGCGGAGAGGCTTAGAGGAGCAGCGACTGTATGAGATGGTCAACCTACGCAGACAGTTTAAG GACTTGCTGAGAAGCCATGAATTGCTGGAGTCAGAGGACTGCACTTCCTCCAGTGGTGACCGTGGACAGCGTAGGGAGAGGAtaacagagaggaggaagctgcaccAGATGAAGAGAGATCATGAGCAACAGGAGGGCACCAAACGTAAGGTCTTGAAGCTGGAGGAGGGCCAGGACGGAGAGTTCTCATCAGgatcagacacagaggaagctggCAGACGCAAAAAAAGCAAGGAAAGCTCAGGACAGGACGTAGACATACAG GAGGTGAAGTTCAAGTTGCGTCACAACGTGAccgagctgcaggaggctgtgggCGTCAGTCAGGACCTGTCCTCCCGTCAGCAGGCGTTGCTTAAGCTGCTGCTTTGCAGAGGCCTCTACCCTCAGCTGGCACTGCCTGACGAACACAACTCCACCCGCAAGGACTCTGACCAG GTTTTTCACACAAAGAATAAGCATGGAGTTGTGGTCCATCCCACCAGTGTGTTTGCCAGCGATCCAGAGGTGTTACAGGTTCCTGAGGATAACGCCAGTGAAATGG GCTCTGATAAGAAGGACAGCAGTAAACACCAGCTGCTGGCCTTTGTCACTCTGTTGGAGACCAACAAGCCCTATTTGTCCAACTGTGTACGAGTTCCAGCGTTGCAG GCTCTGCTGCTAGTGGCAAACTCTGTGGACAGTAACGCTGACTGCACGCGCCTGGTGATCGACGGCTGGCTGGAAGTGGAGCTCAGGGAAGCGGAGGAGGCGCTTAAGGTGCTGTCCTCAGCTCTGACCCTCAGGGCAGAGTGGGAGCGCATGCTACAGGCCAAGCTGGGACAGAACAAAATGGAGGACTCTGCAGTCTCTGGGGTGACCCGCAAAATGGTGGAGAAGTTAAGTGATGGCCTCGTGCGCTTCCTGCTGTACACTGAG ATAACTTACAGCCTGCGGCGGCTCGCAGCTCTCCAGGTGCAGAACTTATACATTGGCCCTCGATCAGAGTCTGAGCTGTGTCACATGAAAGCTCTGGATCTAAACCCGCTGTTTCCAGGAGCCGAGGCCAAGCCGGACCCCATTAAAGGAGGCCTGCGTGTCACCAGCTTCTTCACATACAACTGTTTGGCT GACTCGAAGGACCTCTACAGTGAGTGTTTGCGCACTTTCTGGAGCtgtcctaactgtgacctctaCATGCCACTGACTCCTCTGGAGCGCATGCAGCACGAGGCCACCTGCAGGCCAGcaggagaacagcagcagctggaggaag
- the dhx34 gene encoding probable ATP-dependent RNA helicase DHX34 isoform X2: MDAERRRESRSWDWDSPQCRAQLDEIFFRQHDYIQAGSSEHKEFWAFFERFQRFKTKRDMSVSKGGSSKEDRDGKDRRKTGHVDLGLPKEYDARYRINVSVCTRDVEERVGKTEHRSKHRSSGPGSQEISDFRLTLLHFLDFNQRQSFGKLAKLRREQKNLPIFHYRDRIVELVRSHPVVVVAGDTGCGKSTQVPQYLLSAGFNNVACTQPRRIACISLAKRVSFESLNQYGSKIQQDKTLAQYEVVIVDEVHERHLHCDFLLGVLRSLLSDRPDLRLILMSATINIKLFSDYFNSAPVLQVPGRLFPIQVIYQPIPPEEQPSRSEKLDPRPYLRILQGIDQRYPPEERGDLLLFLSGVAEISSIQEACQVYATHTRRWIVLPLHSTLSLAQQDKVFDIAPPGVRKCIISTNIAETSVTIDGVRFVVDSGKVKEMSFDPKAKMQRLQEFWISRASSEQRKGRAGRTGPGVCYRLYAESDYDAFAPYPVPEIHRVALDSLILQMKSMSLGDPLSFVFIDPPPAASIQTAVTYLKEQGALDNHCELTSIGSLLAQLPVDVVIGKMLVLGSLFNLVEPVLTVAAALSVQSPFLRSSQQNPDCATARQPLHSNQGDPFSLLNTFNAWVEVKGERGGGSRKWCRRRGLEEQRLYEMVNLRRQFKDLLRSHELLESEDCTSSSGDRGQRRERITERRKLHQMKRDHEQQEGTKRKVLKLEEGQDGEFSSGSDTEEAGRRKKSKESSGQDVDIQEVKFKLRHNVTELQEAVGVSQDLSSRQQALLKLLLCRGLYPQLALPDEHNSTRKDSDQVFHTKNKHGVVVHPTSVFASDPEVLQVPEDNASEMGSDKKDSSKHQLLAFVTLLETNKPYLSNCVRVPALQALLLVANSVDSNADCTRLVIDGWLEVELREAEEALKVLSSALTLRAEWERMLQAKLGQNKMEDSAVSGVTRKMVEKLSDGLVRFLLYTEITYSLRRLAALQVQNLYIGPRSESELCHMKALDLNPLFPGAEAKPDPIKGGLRVTSFFTYNCLADSKDLYSECLRTFWSCPNCDLYMPLTPLERMQHEATCRPAGEQQQLEEEAEKGKTGSVSSLTRVYHCDVCNEDLKLTSTEILKHKRQHMYSAK; encoded by the exons ATGGATGCAGAAAGGCGGAGAGAAAGTCGAAGCTGGGACTGGGACAGTCCGCAGTGCCGAGCCCAGCTGGACGAAATCTTTTTCCGCCAGCATGATTACATCCAGGCAGGCAGCTCGGAGCATAAAGAGTTCTGGGCCTTCTTTGAGCGCTTCCAACGGTTTAAAACAAAGCGGGACATGTCTGTGTCGAAAGGAGGCAGCAGCAAAGAGGACAGAGACGGGAAGGACAGGAGGAAAACTGGACATGTTGACCTCGGCCTCCCTAAAGAGTACGACGCTCGCTACCGGatcaatgtgtctgtgtgcactaGGGATGTCGAGGAGCGTGTGGGAAAGACCGAGCACAGAAGCAAGCATAGATCCTCTGGGCCTGGCAGTCAGGAGATCTCCGACTTCCGCCTTACCCTCCTGCATTTCCTAGACTTCAACCAGAGACAGAGTTTTGGAAAACTGGCAAAGCTGCGCCGAGAGCAGAAAAACCTGCCCATCTTCCATTACCGGGACAGAATAGTGGAACTGGTTCGAAGTCACCCTGTGGTTGTGGTGGCGGGGGACACGGGGTGCGGCAAATCCACCCAAGTACCTCAGTATCTTCTTTCAGCTGGCTTCAACAACGTAGCCTGCACTCAGCCTCGACGTATTGCCTGTATATCTCTCGCAAAGAGGGTCAGCTTTGAGAGTCTCAATCAGTATGGCTCAAAG ATCCAGCAGGACAAGACACTGGCTCAGTACGAGGTGGTGATTGTGGACGAGGTCCATGAAAGACATCTCCACTGTGACTTCCTTCTCGGGGTGCTGCGCTCACTGCTCTCTGACCGCCCAGATCTGCGTCTCATCCTTATGTCAGCCACCATCAACATCAAACTTTTCTCTGACTATTTTAATAGTGCGCCGGTGCTGCAAGTACCAGGAAGGTTATTTCCTATACAG GTGATATACCAGCCGATTCCACCTGAGGAGCAACCCTCACGTTCAGAGAAACTGGATCCCAGACCGTATCTGCGCATCCTGCAAGGAATTGATCAGCGTTATCCCCCAGAGGAGCGTGGTGACCTGCTTCTTTTCCTCAGTGGTGTGGCAGAGATCTCCAGCATCCAGGAGGCTTGTCAGGTTTAcgccacgcacacacgccgctGGATAGTTCTGCCGCTGCACAGCACCCTCTCACTGGCCCAGCAGGATAAG GTTTTTGACATTGCTCCTCCTGGAGTGAGGAAGTGCATCATCTCTACCAATATTGCTGAGACTTCAGTTACTATAGATGGGGTGCGATTTGTTGTTGACTCAG GGAAAGTAAAGGAAATGAGTTTTGATCCAAAGGCTAAGATGCAGCGTCTACAGGAGTTCTGGATCAGTCGAGCCAGTTCTGAGCAGAGGAAGGGTAGAGCTGGTCGTACAGGTCCAGGGGTGTGTTACCGCCTGTACGCTGAGTCTGATTACGACGCTTTCGCACCTTATCCTGTGCCTGAAATCCACAGAGTGGCCCTCGATTCTCTAATTCTTCAG ATGAAGAGCATGAGTCTTGGGGATCCGCTTTCTTTTGTGTTCATTgatccacctccagctgctagTATCCAGACTGCAGTTACTTATCTGAAAGAGCAGGGAGCTCTTGACAATCATTGTGAACTGACCTCTATTGGAAGTTTATTGGCTCAACTGCCTGTTGATGTGGTCATAG GGAAGATGCTGGTGCTTGGCTCATTGTTTAACCTGGTGGAGCCTGTGTTGACCGTTGCAGCAGCTCTCAGTGTTCAGTCACCTTTCCTGCGCAGTTCACAACAAAACCCAGACTGTGCCACTGCTCGCCAGCCTCTTCACAGCAACCAGGGAGaccccttctccctcctcaACACCTTCAATGCCTGGGTGGAG GTTAAAGGAGAAAGAGGTGGTGGTTCAAGGAAATGGTGCAGGCGGAGAGGCTTAGAGGAGCAGCGACTGTATGAGATGGTCAACCTACGCAGACAGTTTAAG GACTTGCTGAGAAGCCATGAATTGCTGGAGTCAGAGGACTGCACTTCCTCCAGTGGTGACCGTGGACAGCGTAGGGAGAGGAtaacagagaggaggaagctgcaccAGATGAAGAGAGATCATGAGCAACAGGAGGGCACCAAACGTAAGGTCTTGAAGCTGGAGGAGGGCCAGGACGGAGAGTTCTCATCAGgatcagacacagaggaagctggCAGACGCAAAAAAAGCAAGGAAAGCTCAGGACAGGACGTAGACATACAG GAGGTGAAGTTCAAGTTGCGTCACAACGTGAccgagctgcaggaggctgtgggCGTCAGTCAGGACCTGTCCTCCCGTCAGCAGGCGTTGCTTAAGCTGCTGCTTTGCAGAGGCCTCTACCCTCAGCTGGCACTGCCTGACGAACACAACTCCACCCGCAAGGACTCTGACCAG GTTTTTCACACAAAGAATAAGCATGGAGTTGTGGTCCATCCCACCAGTGTGTTTGCCAGCGATCCAGAGGTGTTACAGGTTCCTGAGGATAACGCCAGTGAAATGG GCTCTGATAAGAAGGACAGCAGTAAACACCAGCTGCTGGCCTTTGTCACTCTGTTGGAGACCAACAAGCCCTATTTGTCCAACTGTGTACGAGTTCCAGCGTTGCAG GCTCTGCTGCTAGTGGCAAACTCTGTGGACAGTAACGCTGACTGCACGCGCCTGGTGATCGACGGCTGGCTGGAAGTGGAGCTCAGGGAAGCGGAGGAGGCGCTTAAGGTGCTGTCCTCAGCTCTGACCCTCAGGGCAGAGTGGGAGCGCATGCTACAGGCCAAGCTGGGACAGAACAAAATGGAGGACTCTGCAGTCTCTGGGGTGACCCGCAAAATGGTGGAGAAGTTAAGTGATGGCCTCGTGCGCTTCCTGCTGTACACTGAG ATAACTTACAGCCTGCGGCGGCTCGCAGCTCTCCAGGTGCAGAACTTATACATTGGCCCTCGATCAGAGTCTGAGCTGTGTCACATGAAAGCTCTGGATCTAAACCCGCTGTTTCCAGGAGCCGAGGCCAAGCCGGACCCCATTAAAGGAGGCCTGCGTGTCACCAGCTTCTTCACATACAACTGTTTGGCT GACTCGAAGGACCTCTACAGTGAGTGTTTGCGCACTTTCTGGAGCtgtcctaactgtgacctctaCATGCCACTGACTCCTCTGGAGCGCATGCAGCACGAGGCCACCTGCAGGCCAGcaggagaacagcagcagctggaggaag